In Gulosibacter molinativorax, a single window of DNA contains:
- the uvrB gene encoding excinuclease ABC subunit UvrB produces MEPTRIVRPFEVISEYQPAGDQPQAIAELAKRINAGETDVVLLGATGTGKSATTAWLIEQVQRPTLIMAHNKTLAAQLANEFRQLMPNNAVEYFVSYYDYYQPEAYVPQTDTFIEKDSSINDEVERLRYSTTNSLLSRRDVVVVSTVSCIYGLGKPEEYYDSMLALHVGDIISRQDLIRKFVAMQYSRNDVAFERGTFRVKGDTIEIIPVYEELAVRIELFGDEVDAISMLNPLTGEVVREADSVSIFPSSHYVTSQDVMQRAMDDIRDELRWRLEQLRSENKLLEAQRLEMRTTFDLEMMEQLGFCSGIENYSRHLDGRKSGEPPHCLLDYFPDDFLLVIDESHVTVPQIGAMYEGDASRKRTLVDFGFRLPSALDNRPLTWDEFKERIGQAVYLSATPGKYELSQADGVVEQIIRPTGLVDPKIVVKPSKGQIDDLLEEVQARVEKNERVLVTTLTKRMAEDLTDFLGEHGVRVRYLHSDVDTLKRVELLSELRAGVFDVLVGINLLREGLDLPEVSLVAILDADKEGFLRSATSLIQTIGRAARNVSGEVHMYADKMTAAMTQAIDETERRREKQIAYNEEHGIDPQPLRKKINDITEVLMREGRDTDQLLAGSDRNKKRQPTPKLTREGIGAEGAATLEEMIADLNEQMLAAAAELKFELAARLRDELADLKKDLRAIQTAGHVTK; encoded by the coding sequence ATGGAACCTACTCGAATCGTCAGGCCGTTCGAGGTCATTAGCGAATACCAGCCGGCGGGTGACCAGCCGCAGGCCATTGCGGAACTCGCGAAGCGCATCAACGCGGGTGAGACCGATGTGGTGCTGCTGGGCGCAACCGGTACGGGCAAATCGGCGACGACGGCGTGGCTGATCGAACAGGTGCAGCGGCCGACGCTCATCATGGCGCACAACAAGACGCTCGCGGCGCAGCTCGCGAACGAGTTCCGGCAGCTCATGCCCAACAACGCCGTCGAATACTTCGTGTCGTACTACGACTACTACCAGCCCGAGGCATACGTGCCGCAGACCGATACCTTCATCGAGAAGGACTCGTCTATCAACGACGAGGTCGAGCGCCTGCGGTATTCCACGACGAACTCACTGCTTTCGCGCCGCGACGTCGTCGTGGTCTCGACGGTGTCCTGCATCTATGGCCTCGGCAAGCCCGAGGAATACTACGACTCGATGCTTGCGCTCCACGTGGGCGACATCATCTCGCGGCAGGACCTCATCCGGAAGTTCGTCGCCATGCAGTATTCGCGTAACGACGTCGCATTCGAGCGTGGCACCTTCCGGGTCAAGGGCGACACGATCGAGATCATTCCGGTCTATGAGGAGCTCGCGGTGCGCATCGAGCTGTTCGGCGATGAGGTCGACGCGATCTCGATGCTGAACCCGCTCACCGGCGAGGTCGTCCGCGAGGCCGACTCGGTCTCTATCTTCCCGTCCTCGCACTATGTGACGAGCCAGGACGTCATGCAGCGCGCCATGGATGACATCCGCGATGAGCTCCGCTGGCGACTCGAGCAGCTGCGCAGCGAAAACAAGCTGCTCGAGGCGCAGCGACTGGAAATGCGCACGACCTTCGACCTCGAGATGATGGAGCAGCTCGGATTCTGCTCGGGCATCGAGAACTATTCGCGCCACCTCGACGGGCGCAAGTCGGGGGAGCCGCCGCACTGTCTGCTCGACTATTTCCCGGACGATTTTCTGCTCGTGATCGACGAATCGCACGTGACCGTGCCGCAGATCGGCGCGATGTACGAGGGTGACGCGTCGCGCAAGCGCACGCTCGTCGACTTCGGATTCCGGCTGCCCTCCGCGCTCGACAACCGACCCCTCACGTGGGACGAGTTCAAGGAGCGCATCGGGCAGGCCGTGTACCTGTCGGCGACACCCGGCAAGTACGAGCTCTCGCAGGCCGACGGCGTGGTGGAGCAGATCATCCGCCCGACCGGTCTCGTCGACCCGAAGATTGTCGTGAAGCCCTCGAAGGGGCAGATCGACGACCTCCTCGAGGAGGTGCAGGCACGGGTAGAAAAGAATGAGCGCGTGCTTGTCACGACGCTCACGAAGCGCATGGCCGAGGACCTCACCGACTTCCTCGGCGAGCACGGGGTCCGCGTGCGGTACCTGCACTCCGACGTCGATACGCTCAAGCGCGTCGAGCTCCTCAGCGAGCTGCGCGCGGGCGTGTTCGACGTGCTCGTCGGCATTAACCTCCTCCGGGAGGGCCTCGACCTGCCGGAGGTCTCGCTCGTGGCGATTTTGGATGCGGACAAGGAAGGGTTCCTGCGATCGGCGACCTCGCTCATCCAGACCATCGGCCGTGCCGCCCGTAACGTGTCTGGCGAGGTCCACATGTACGCCGACAAGATGACCGCGGCGATGACGCAGGCGATCGATGAGACAGAGCGCCGACGCGAGAAGCAGATTGCGTATAACGAGGAGCACGGCATCGACCCGCAGCCGCTGCGCAAGAAGATCAACGACATCACCGAGGTCCTCATGCGCGAGGGGCGCGACACTGACCAGCTGCTGGCCGGCAGCGATCGGAACAAGAAACGGCAGCCGACGCCAAAGCTCACGCGCGAGGGCATCGGGGCCGAGGGTGCGGCGACGCTCGAAGAAATGATCGCGGACCTCAACGAGCAGATGCTGGCCGCGGCCGCCGAGCTGAAGTTCGAGCTGGCGGCGCGGCTGCGAGACGAGCTCGCCGACCTCAAGAAGGATCTCCGCGCGATTCAGACTGCGGGACATGTGACAAAGTAA
- a CDS encoding YigZ family protein — protein MSDVTRATRYGVLAADADHEIEIKRSRFICYLSRVEDESEARDFVGLVRAEHRLARHHCTAFVIGADRMVQRSNDDGEPSGTAGLPMLEALTLFTRPGESAADLSDTIAVVVRYFGGVLLGAGGLVRAYSDAVSQALGVAEFRTRQRMRLLTLPAPHADAGRWENELRAADIEVIGTDYEAADAILRLAVTDEAQEIETVAHRVAALTQGRGTLGDAGVSWVDLTP, from the coding sequence ATGTCCGACGTCACCCGAGCAACCCGATACGGAGTCTTGGCCGCTGACGCCGACCACGAGATTGAGATCAAGCGCTCGCGATTCATCTGTTATCTCTCGCGTGTCGAGGATGAGTCCGAGGCCAGGGATTTCGTCGGACTCGTCCGCGCAGAGCATCGCCTCGCGCGTCATCACTGCACCGCATTCGTGATCGGTGCCGACCGCATGGTGCAGCGATCAAACGACGACGGCGAGCCCTCCGGCACGGCCGGGCTCCCGATGCTCGAGGCGCTCACGCTCTTCACCCGGCCCGGCGAATCGGCCGCGGACCTCTCGGACACGATCGCCGTCGTCGTGCGTTATTTTGGCGGGGTGCTGCTCGGTGCCGGTGGCCTCGTGCGTGCCTATTCGGATGCGGTGTCCCAGGCCCTGGGTGTCGCCGAGTTTCGTACCCGGCAGCGGATGCGCCTGCTCACCCTCCCGGCGCCGCACGCCGACGCGGGCCGGTGGGAGAACGAGCTTCGCGCCGCGGACATCGAGGTGATCGGCACCGATTACGAAGCCGCGGATGCCATCCTGCGCCTCGCGGTAACCGACGAGGCGCAGGAGATCGAGACCGTCGCCCATCGTGTCGCGGCGCTCACGCAGGGACGCGGAACCCTCGGTGACGCGGGCGTGTCGTGGGTGGATCTCACGCCCTGA
- the rapZ gene encoding RNase adapter RapZ, producing MYTPDAVSAEPDGGERQQLVIVTGMSGAGRSTACKAFEDLDWFVVDNLPPQMIRPLIEVASKARDSLPKLAVAIDIRGGRLLEHFNELIETLRQTYDVQVLFLDASDESLVRRYEQSRRPHPLQQDGTIVDAIATERNRVRELRSLADVVFDTSELNVHQLNQRVTERFGEPDHQRVQITVMSFGFKYGTPTDADMVLDMRFLPNPFWQPELRPFNGRDKRVSDYVLEQPGVDDFIEHFDGLIAPVIEGYLRENKRHALIAVGCTGGKHRSVAMTERLAGELREREDVTVSVRHRDLGRE from the coding sequence ATGTACACACCAGACGCGGTTAGTGCTGAACCGGACGGGGGCGAGCGACAGCAGCTCGTTATTGTCACTGGGATGTCTGGCGCCGGACGGTCGACAGCCTGTAAGGCATTCGAGGACCTTGACTGGTTCGTCGTCGACAACCTGCCGCCGCAGATGATTCGGCCGCTTATCGAGGTTGCCAGCAAGGCCCGGGACTCGCTGCCGAAGCTCGCCGTGGCCATCGACATTCGCGGCGGCCGCCTGCTCGAGCACTTTAACGAACTCATCGAGACGCTGCGCCAGACCTATGACGTCCAGGTGCTCTTCCTCGACGCGAGCGACGAGTCCCTCGTGCGTCGCTACGAGCAATCGCGCCGCCCGCACCCGCTGCAACAGGACGGCACGATCGTGGATGCGATCGCGACCGAGCGCAACCGCGTGCGGGAGCTGCGCAGCCTCGCGGACGTGGTCTTCGACACATCCGAGCTCAACGTCCACCAGCTGAATCAGCGCGTTACCGAGCGTTTCGGTGAGCCCGACCACCAGCGTGTGCAGATCACCGTGATGAGCTTCGGCTTCAAGTACGGCACCCCGACCGACGCGGACATGGTGCTCGACATGCGCTTCCTGCCGAACCCGTTCTGGCAGCCCGAGCTTCGTCCGTTCAACGGCCGCGATAAGCGGGTCAGCGATTACGTGCTCGAGCAGCCCGGCGTGGATGACTTTATCGAGCACTTCGACGGCCTGATTGCGCCCGTCATTGAGGGCTACTTGCGCGAAAACAAGCGTCACGCACTCATCGCGGTGGGCTGCACTGGCGGCAAGCACCGCTCGGTGGCGATGACCGAACGGCTCGCGGGGGAGCTGCGCGAGCGCGAGGACGTCACGGTCTCGGTGCGTCACCGCGACCTCGGTCGGGAGTAA
- the uvrA gene encoding excinuclease ABC subunit UvrA, with amino-acid sequence MSPQSTSQSIGQSTLRVQHARVHNLKNVDLEIPRDKMVVFTGLSGSGKSSLAFDTIFAEGQRRYVESLSAYARQFLGQVDRPDVDFIEGLSPAVSIDQKSTNRNPRSTVGTITEIYDYMRLLWARIGIAHCPTCGERITSSTVQQIADELMELPEGTRYQLLAPVVQQKKGEFVDLFSSLSQQGFARALVDGERVQLSNPPKLKKSYKHDIAVIVDRLVASEDLLDRLTDSVETALGLANGRMLVQFVDREGEDEYQSFSEQLSCPNGHQLELSEIEPRTFSFNAPFGACPTCDGLGIRMAVDEDLMIGDPDASINEGAILPWSTQGKSLYQYYERLLVALSEELGFDLNTPWRKLPKSVQQALLHGKDYKVNVRYRNRFGRQVTYASGFEGVVPYIERQYAEAESDAKRERWVQYLRDVPCKSCNGARLRPEVLAVTVNGQSIADVTFMSLEDSKSFFEEIDLTPREAKVGAQVLRELRARLTFLTQVGLNYLTLARAAGSLSGGEAQRIRLATQIGAGLTGVLYVLDEPSIGLHQRDNRRLIATLENLRDLGNTLIVVEHDEDTIRTADWLVDIGPGAGEHGGEVVHSGSYAELLSNERSITGDYLAGRRSIPVPSKRRKFDKNRKITVVGARENNLKNVTVDFPLGIMTAVTGISGSGKSSLVNDVLERTLANKLNGARGVAGKHTRITGIEQLDKVVHVDQAPIGRTPRSNPATYTGVFDRIRNLFAETPEAKVRGYQAGRFSFNVKGGRCEECRGDGTIKIEMNFLPDVYVKCETCDGKRYNRETLQVHYKGKTIADVLEMPISEASEFFKPISAIYRYLATLVDVGLGYVRLGQSATTLSGGEAQRVKLATELQRRTNGRTIYVLDEPTTGLHFEDVRKLLLVLDGLVEKGNTVIVIEHNLDVIKSADWVIDMGPEGGSGGGTVVATGTPEQVAKVPESATGEFLAEILGSRELAGAK; translated from the coding sequence GTGAGTCCCCAATCTACGAGCCAGTCCATCGGCCAGTCAACGCTTCGTGTTCAGCATGCGCGCGTGCACAATCTGAAGAATGTTGACCTCGAAATTCCGCGCGACAAGATGGTCGTGTTCACGGGGCTTTCAGGCTCGGGAAAATCTTCGCTCGCGTTCGACACCATCTTCGCCGAGGGCCAGCGACGCTACGTCGAGTCGCTTTCCGCGTACGCTCGTCAGTTCCTCGGCCAGGTGGATCGACCCGACGTCGACTTTATCGAGGGCCTGAGCCCGGCCGTTTCGATCGACCAAAAGTCGACGAACCGCAACCCGCGTTCGACGGTCGGCACGATCACCGAGATCTACGACTACATGCGCCTGCTTTGGGCGCGCATCGGCATTGCCCACTGCCCGACGTGCGGTGAGCGAATCACCTCGTCGACGGTGCAGCAGATTGCGGATGAGCTCATGGAGCTCCCGGAGGGCACGCGCTACCAGCTGCTCGCGCCGGTCGTGCAGCAGAAGAAGGGTGAGTTCGTCGACCTCTTCTCGTCGCTCTCGCAGCAGGGCTTTGCGCGCGCGCTCGTTGACGGCGAGCGGGTTCAGCTCAGCAACCCGCCGAAGCTCAAGAAGTCGTATAAGCACGACATCGCGGTGATCGTCGACCGCCTCGTCGCGAGCGAGGACCTCCTCGACCGGCTGACCGACTCGGTCGAGACCGCGCTCGGCCTCGCGAACGGGCGGATGCTCGTGCAGTTCGTCGACCGCGAGGGCGAGGATGAATACCAAAGCTTCTCGGAGCAGCTTTCGTGCCCGAATGGGCACCAGCTCGAGCTCAGCGAGATCGAGCCGCGGACGTTCTCCTTCAACGCGCCCTTCGGGGCGTGCCCGACTTGCGACGGCCTCGGCATCCGCATGGCGGTTGACGAGGACCTCATGATCGGTGACCCGGATGCGTCGATCAACGAGGGCGCGATTCTCCCGTGGTCGACCCAGGGCAAGTCGTTGTACCAGTACTACGAGCGGCTGCTCGTGGCGCTTTCCGAGGAACTCGGTTTCGACCTCAACACCCCATGGCGGAAGCTGCCGAAGTCCGTGCAGCAGGCGCTGCTGCACGGCAAGGACTACAAGGTCAACGTCCGCTACCGAAACCGGTTCGGCCGGCAGGTCACCTATGCCTCAGGGTTCGAAGGGGTCGTGCCGTACATCGAGCGTCAGTACGCCGAGGCGGAAAGCGATGCGAAGCGTGAACGCTGGGTCCAGTACCTCCGCGACGTGCCCTGCAAGAGCTGCAACGGCGCGCGACTGCGCCCCGAGGTGCTCGCGGTCACCGTGAACGGGCAGTCCATCGCCGACGTCACGTTCATGTCGCTCGAAGACAGCAAGTCGTTCTTCGAGGAGATCGACCTGACGCCGCGCGAGGCCAAGGTGGGCGCGCAGGTGCTCCGCGAGCTCCGCGCGCGGCTCACCTTCCTCACCCAGGTGGGGCTTAACTACCTCACTTTGGCTCGAGCGGCGGGGAGCCTCTCCGGCGGCGAAGCCCAGCGCATCCGCCTGGCCACGCAGATTGGTGCGGGTCTTACCGGCGTGCTCTATGTCCTCGACGAGCCCTCGATCGGACTCCACCAGCGCGACAACCGCCGACTGATCGCGACACTCGAAAACCTTCGCGATCTCGGCAACACGCTCATCGTCGTCGAGCACGACGAGGACACGATCCGCACCGCCGACTGGCTCGTCGACATCGGGCCGGGCGCGGGCGAACACGGCGGCGAAGTCGTGCACTCGGGCAGCTACGCGGAACTCCTCTCCAACGAGCGCTCGATCACGGGCGACTATCTCGCGGGACGTCGCAGCATCCCGGTGCCGAGCAAGCGCCGAAAGTTCGACAAGAACCGCAAGATCACCGTGGTCGGCGCGCGCGAGAACAACCTGAAGAACGTTACCGTAGATTTCCCGCTCGGCATCATGACCGCCGTCACAGGCATCTCGGGCTCCGGCAAGTCTTCGCTCGTCAACGACGTGCTCGAGCGCACCCTCGCGAACAAGCTCAACGGCGCGCGGGGCGTCGCGGGCAAGCACACGCGCATCACCGGCATCGAGCAGCTCGACAAAGTCGTGCACGTCGACCAGGCGCCGATCGGGCGCACCCCGCGCTCGAACCCGGCCACCTACACGGGCGTGTTCGACCGCATCCGGAATTTGTTCGCCGAGACCCCCGAGGCGAAGGTGCGCGGCTACCAGGCCGGACGCTTCTCGTTCAACGTCAAGGGCGGCCGCTGCGAGGAGTGTCGCGGTGACGGCACGATCAAGATCGAAATGAACTTCCTGCCCGACGTCTACGTCAAGTGCGAGACCTGCGACGGTAAGCGGTATAACCGCGAGACCCTGCAGGTGCACTACAAGGGCAAGACCATCGCGGATGTGCTCGAGATGCCGATCTCGGAGGCGTCGGAGTTCTTCAAGCCGATCTCGGCGATTTACCGCTACCTCGCGACGCTCGTCGACGTCGGGCTCGGCTATGTCCGACTCGGACAGTCGGCGACCACGCTATCGGGTGGCGAGGCACAGCGTGTAAAGCTCGCGACCGAGCTCCAGCGCCGCACCAACGGCCGCACGATCTACGTACTCGATGAACCGACCACCGGGCTGCACTTCGAGGACGTCCGCAAACTCCTGCTCGTGCTCGATGGTCTCGTCGAGAAGGGCAACACCGTCATCGTGATCGAGCACAATCTCGACGTGATTAAGAGCGCCGACTGGGTGATCGACATGGGCCCCGAGGGCGGGTCGGGTGGCGGCACCGTCGTCGCCACCGGCACGCCCGAGCAGGTCGCCAAGGTGCCCGAAAGCGCAACGGGGGAGTTCCTCGCCGAGATCCTGGGCAGCCGGGAGCTTGCGGGAGCGAAGTGA
- the whiA gene encoding DNA-binding protein WhiA → MSLTAQVKQEIAGVSPGTNQARAAQVTSILRFTGALQMISHRYIIEAELESEELALRLGREIGALYGVRARLGRSSAGKQGHTSYFVRVIEQGDTLARQTGLMDGRNRIVRGLPNRLTLGTADILAAIWRGAFIAAGTLSDPGRSASLEITCPNRETAMALVGSAGRLGITAKAREVRGVNRVVLREVEAINAMLGTIGAKQVLTEWEKLRQRRETRATANRLVNFDDANLRRSARAAVTACARVERAFEILGDDVPEHLRYAGELRLQYREASLDELGQRADPPMTKDAVAGRVRRLLSLADRSASDRGIPGTMESVPEGEDLD, encoded by the coding sequence GTGTCGCTTACCGCCCAGGTAAAACAGGAAATCGCTGGCGTTAGCCCGGGGACGAATCAGGCCCGTGCTGCCCAGGTCACGAGCATCCTGCGATTCACTGGTGCGCTACAGATGATCTCGCATCGCTACATCATCGAGGCGGAACTCGAATCCGAAGAGTTGGCACTGCGACTTGGCCGTGAGATTGGCGCCCTTTATGGCGTACGGGCCCGCCTCGGCCGGTCTTCGGCAGGCAAGCAGGGGCACACGAGCTACTTCGTGCGGGTAATCGAGCAGGGCGACACCCTGGCCCGGCAGACCGGCCTGATGGATGGGCGTAATCGGATCGTGCGGGGTCTGCCCAACCGGCTCACACTCGGCACCGCGGATATCCTCGCCGCGATTTGGCGGGGTGCCTTCATCGCAGCTGGCACGCTATCGGATCCCGGCCGCTCCGCATCCCTCGAGATCACCTGCCCGAATCGCGAGACCGCAATGGCACTCGTCGGCTCGGCCGGCCGTCTCGGAATCACGGCGAAGGCGCGCGAGGTGCGCGGGGTGAACCGCGTCGTGCTCCGCGAGGTGGAGGCGATTAACGCGATGCTGGGCACGATCGGCGCCAAGCAGGTGCTGACCGAGTGGGAGAAGCTTCGCCAGCGCCGGGAAACCCGCGCGACGGCAAACCGGCTCGTGAACTTTGATGACGCGAACCTGCGCCGCTCCGCGCGGGCCGCAGTGACTGCGTGCGCGCGCGTTGAGCGGGCGTTTGAAATTCTTGGCGATGACGTTCCCGAACACCTGCGGTACGCGGGGGAGCTGCGTCTGCAGTATCGCGAAGCTTCATTGGACGAGCTCGGCCAGCGCGCTGACCCGCCGATGACGAAGGATGCGGTGGCTGGCCGAGTGCGACGACTCCTGTCGCTGGCCGACCGAAGCGCGAGCGATCGCGGCATCCCGGGCACGATGGAAAGCGTTCCTGAAGGCGAAGACCTCGATTAG
- the uvrC gene encoding excinuclease ABC subunit UvrC — translation MSTYLEWRPKTGDIPTGPGVYRWLGANGRLLYVGKAKNLRARLSNYFAPLETLPERTRRMVTSAVDVTWTVVNTEREALQLEYTWIQEYSPPYNVRLKDDKSYPYMAVTLADEAPRVLMTRNHRIRGALYFGPFPKVYAVTEAMNLMLQVFPIRTCNDTNYRRAMDTGKPCFAGQIGKCGGPCSQKVTIAEHRAVVDDFVHFMETYDRSVAEELTVQMNEAAADFRYEDAAKLRDRVRALETLLEKSVVVLPDSADADVYGIVEDELSAAVQLFAVRGGRVRGVRGWVLDKELDVDRGTLVQQVLQDVYGEQSQRPAREVIVPTLPDDAEALAEVLTEIRGSKVQLRTAQRGAKADLLRTAGINAMEALKQYKLKRTADYVARTDALNDLQEALGMPEAPLRIEAYDVSHLQGTGIVASMVVFEDGLPKKRDYRRFNIADSTDDTDSIYQTLMRRLARLDEDEQAEQPAQDALAHASAEGDEGTTVVQEKRRFAYRPQLLLIDGGQPQVAAAARALRDSGHEGEITIAGIAKRLEELWLPDDPFPVILPRSSEALFLVQRLRDEAHRFAIVAQRKSRKTDIHTQLAEIPGIGPARTKSLIRHFGSVKRLRGASAEELTAVPGIGLETAKLIERTIGNAQRSDGSLE, via the coding sequence GTGAGTACCTACCTGGAATGGCGACCGAAGACGGGCGACATTCCGACCGGCCCGGGCGTTTACCGGTGGCTCGGGGCGAACGGGAGACTGCTCTACGTCGGCAAAGCAAAGAATCTTCGGGCTCGCCTGTCGAACTACTTCGCGCCGCTCGAAACACTGCCCGAGCGCACTCGGCGGATGGTGACGAGCGCAGTCGACGTGACGTGGACTGTCGTGAACACCGAGCGCGAGGCGCTTCAGCTCGAGTACACCTGGATTCAGGAGTATTCGCCGCCCTATAACGTGCGGCTCAAGGACGACAAGTCCTACCCGTACATGGCGGTAACACTCGCGGACGAGGCGCCGCGCGTGCTCATGACGCGCAATCACCGCATCCGCGGCGCCCTCTACTTCGGCCCGTTCCCCAAGGTCTATGCGGTGACCGAGGCGATGAACCTGATGCTGCAGGTGTTCCCGATTCGCACGTGCAATGACACGAACTATCGCCGTGCGATGGATACGGGGAAGCCGTGCTTCGCCGGGCAGATTGGCAAGTGCGGCGGGCCGTGCTCGCAGAAGGTGACGATTGCTGAGCACCGCGCCGTCGTCGACGACTTCGTGCACTTCATGGAGACCTACGACCGATCCGTGGCGGAGGAGCTCACCGTTCAGATGAACGAGGCCGCGGCCGACTTCCGATACGAGGATGCTGCTAAGTTGCGAGACCGCGTCCGGGCCTTGGAGACGCTGCTTGAGAAGTCCGTCGTCGTCTTGCCCGATTCCGCCGACGCGGATGTCTACGGGATCGTCGAGGATGAGCTATCCGCTGCTGTGCAGCTCTTCGCCGTTCGTGGCGGCCGCGTTCGCGGCGTTCGTGGCTGGGTGCTCGACAAGGAACTCGACGTCGATCGCGGCACGCTCGTCCAGCAGGTGCTGCAGGATGTGTACGGCGAGCAGAGTCAGCGGCCCGCGCGCGAGGTGATCGTGCCAACGCTGCCGGACGATGCCGAGGCGCTCGCCGAAGTGCTCACCGAGATCCGGGGCAGCAAAGTGCAGCTGCGCACCGCGCAGCGGGGCGCCAAGGCCGATCTGCTGCGCACCGCCGGCATCAACGCGATGGAGGCGCTCAAGCAGTACAAGCTCAAGCGCACGGCCGACTACGTCGCACGCACCGACGCGCTCAACGATTTGCAGGAGGCGCTCGGGATGCCCGAGGCACCGCTGCGGATCGAGGCGTACGACGTATCGCACCTGCAGGGCACCGGCATCGTCGCTTCGATGGTCGTGTTCGAGGACGGCCTGCCGAAAAAGCGCGACTACCGACGGTTCAATATCGCGGACTCGACCGACGACACGGACTCGATCTACCAGACACTGATGCGCCGACTCGCGCGCCTTGACGAGGACGAGCAGGCGGAACAGCCGGCCCAGGATGCGCTGGCCCACGCGAGCGCCGAAGGCGACGAGGGTACAACGGTCGTGCAGGAAAAGCGTCGATTCGCGTATCGTCCGCAGCTGCTGCTGATTGACGGCGGCCAGCCCCAGGTGGCCGCGGCGGCCAGGGCGCTGCGAGACAGCGGTCATGAGGGCGAGATCACGATCGCGGGCATCGCGAAGCGACTCGAGGAGCTTTGGCTCCCGGACGACCCGTTCCCGGTCATCCTGCCGCGTTCCTCCGAAGCGTTGTTTCTCGTGCAGCGGCTTCGCGACGAAGCCCACCGTTTCGCGATCGTGGCCCAGCGCAAATCCCGGAAGACCGATATTCATACCCAGCTCGCGGAAATTCCCGGCATCGGACCGGCAAGAACGAAGTCACTCATCCGCCATTTCGGCTCGGTGAAGCGACTGCGCGGCGCGAGCGCCGAGGAACTCACCGCGGTACCCGGAATCGGCCTCGAGACGGCGAAGCTCATCGAGCGGACGATTGGAAACGCGCAGCGTTCGGATGGTTCGCTTGAGTAG
- the coaE gene encoding dephospho-CoA kinase → MITIALTGGIASGKTTISTRLRELGAVIIDADEIARKVVEPGEPALGKIAKRFGESVINADGTLDRKALADIVFNDEEALKSLNEITHPEIGRYTQRMIAEVSAEDPNTIIVHDIPLLAENRTNYDYDFIWVADSPADVRRERLMEDRGMSAEEAQARIDAQVSDEERRMIADVVIDTTRAIPETLDQVDELFARLDLRHSSNEDEVHYDTAPITVPVEERSMDN, encoded by the coding sequence GTGATCACCATTGCACTAACCGGAGGTATCGCCTCGGGTAAGACGACCATTTCGACACGACTTCGTGAGCTTGGTGCCGTCATCATCGATGCGGATGAGATTGCCCGAAAGGTGGTCGAGCCGGGAGAGCCGGCCCTCGGCAAGATTGCCAAGCGATTCGGCGAGTCGGTCATCAACGCCGACGGCACGCTCGACCGCAAGGCGCTCGCCGATATCGTCTTCAATGACGAGGAAGCGCTCAAATCCCTCAACGAGATCACGCATCCCGAGATCGGGAGGTACACGCAGCGGATGATCGCGGAGGTCAGCGCGGAGGACCCGAACACGATCATCGTGCACGACATCCCGCTGCTGGCCGAGAACCGCACCAACTACGACTACGACTTTATCTGGGTCGCTGACTCACCGGCCGACGTGCGCCGAGAGCGACTCATGGAGGACCGCGGGATGAGCGCGGAGGAAGCGCAGGCGCGGATCGACGCGCAGGTGAGCGACGAGGAGCGGCGCATGATCGCGGATGTGGTGATCGACACCACGCGCGCGATTCCGGAGACCCTCGACCAGGTCGACGAGCTCTTCGCCCGCCTCGACTTGCGGCACAGCAGTAACGAGGATGAGGTGCACTACGACACGGCGCCGATCACGGTCCCGGTCGAAGAACGCAGTATGGACAACTAG